Proteins co-encoded in one Papaver somniferum cultivar HN1 chromosome 5, ASM357369v1, whole genome shotgun sequence genomic window:
- the LOC113282272 gene encoding probable inactive receptor kinase RLK902 — protein sequence MGVHSRLTFFFILIIGIFHFGKPDLTGDKNALLSLRSSVVGWKLNWTSTQSSAPCNWEGIVCENNRVAVLRLPGTGLIGKIPMGVFGNLTHLRTLSLRLNALSGPLPSDLAMCTDLRNLYLQGNRISGEIPDFLFKLPNLVRLNLAGNNFSGEILPSFNNLTRLGTLYLEGNELTGSIPELNLPDLVQFNVSYNQLNGSIPKKLRTMKASSFSGNSLCGGPMGHCPGEAEDGEPKKKKKLSAGAIAGIVIGSIVGFLLILLILFFLCRKKSGGKTRAVDVSTAKNPNEVEMGGDKGIGEENGNGNHGGGNAAAAVGAGTLAASAVASKDVNSGLGMKKLVFFGNAPRSFDLEDLLRASAEVLGKGTFGTAYKAVLEVGTIVAVKRLKDVTISEKEFREKIETVGSMQNDCLVPLRAYYYSGDEKLLVYDYMSMGSLSALLHGNRGSGRTPLNWETRSGIALGAARGISYLHSQGSHISHGNIKSSNILLTKTYEARVSDFGLAQLVGPNATPNRVAGYRAPEVTDPRRVSQKADVYSFGVLLLELLTGKAPTHALLNEEGVDLPRWVQSVVREEWTAEVFDLELLRYQNVEEEMVQLLQLAIDCAAQYPDKRPTMAEVTKRIEELRPTREQDPSSDLVEGEDGSSQQTSSVG from the exons ATGGGGGTTCATTCTCGATTAACATTCTTCTTCATACTTATCATCGGCATTTTTCATTTCGGAAAACCAGATCTTACTGGTGATAAAAATGCTCTACTTTCTCTAAGATCATCAGTAGTCGGATGGAAACTCAACTGGACATCAACTCAGTCCTCAGCACCATGTAATTGGGAAGGTATTGTGTGCGAGAACAATAGAGTTGCGGTACTTCGACTTCCCGGAACTGGACTTATCGGGAAAATCCCGATGGGTGTTTTCGGAAATCTTACACACTTGCGTACTCTTTCGTTGCGTCTGAATGCTTTATCAGGTCCACTTCCGTCAGATCTTGCTATGTGTACTGATTTGAGAAACTTGTATTTGCAAGGGAACAGGATTTCCGGTGAGATTCCTGATTTTTTGTTCAAGCTGCCAAATTTAGTGAGGTTAAATCTTGCCGGGAATAACTTTTCCGGTGAGATCTTACCGTCGTTTAATAATCTGACTAGGTTGGGTACTTTGTATTTGGAAGGGAATGAACTTACTGGTTCAATTCCTGAGCTGAATCTTCCTGATCTTGTTCAGTTTAATGTTTCGTATAATCAATTGAATGGATCAATTCCTAAGAAGTTGAGAACAATGAAGGCTAGTTCTTTCTCAGGGAATTCTCTTTGTGGTGGTCCGATGGGTCATTGCCCCGGTGAAGCAGAAGACGGcgagccaaagaagaagaagaagttgtctgCCGGTGCGATTGCTGGAATTGTTATCGGGTCGATTGTTGGTTTTCTTTTGATTCTATTGATTCTATTCTTTTTGTGTAGAAAGAAGAGTGGTGGAAAGACTAGAGCTGTAGATGTTTCTACTGCGAAAAATCCAAATGAGGTTGAAATGGGAGGTGATAAGGGAATTGGTGAGGAAAATGGTAATGGAAACCATGGTGGAGgaaatgctgctgctgctgttggtgcagGAACATTGGCTGCTTCTGCAGTTGCAAGTAAAGATGTGAATAGTGGTCTTGGAATGAAGAAATTGGTATTCTTTGGAAATGCACCAAGGAGTTTTGATCTTGAAGATTTATTAAGAGCATCAGCTGAAGTTTTAGGGAAAGGAACTTTTGGAACAGCTTATAAAGCTGTGTTGGAAGTTGGAACTATTGTAGCTGTGAAAAGATTGAAAGATGTGACTATTAGTGagaaggaattcagagagaagaTTGAAACTGTTGGATCTATGCAGAATGATTGTTTGGTTCCATTAAGAGCTTACTATTATAGTGGTGATGAGAAACTTCTTGTGTATGATTACATGTCTATGGGAAGCTTGTCTGCTCTTTTACATG GTAACAGAGGATCAGGAAGAACTCCTTTGAATTGGGAAACTCGATCTGGAATTGCTCTTGGAGCTGCTCGTGGTATCTCATACCTTCACTCTCAGGGCTCTCACATCTCCCATGGCAACATTAAATCATCCAACATCCTTCTCACCAAGACATACGAAGCTCGTGTCTCTGACTTCGGCCTTGCACAACTTGTTGGCCCCAATGCTACTCCTAACCGTGTCGCTGGATATCGTGCACCAGAGGTAACAGATCCTCGTAGAGTCTCCCAGAAAGCCGATGTTTACAGCTTCGGTGTTCTTCTTTTAGAACTATTAACGGGTAAAGCACCAACCCATGCCTTATTGAACGAGGAAGGTGTTGACCTTCCAAGATGGGTTCAATCCGTGGTTCGTGAGGAGTGGACTGCAGAAGTATTTGACCTGGAACTACTAAGATACCAGAATGTCGAGGAAGAGATGGTTCAACTCCTACAACTCGCAATAGATTGTGCAGCCCAATACCCAGACAAGCGACCAACGATGGCCGAGGTCACAAAGCGAATTGAAGAACTTCGACCCACAAGAGAGCAAGATCCTTCGTCCGACCTTGTCGAAGGAGAGGATGGATCTTCTCAACAAACCAGTTCAGTTGGTTAA